The DNA segment TTAATGAAAGGGCTCTATTCGGTCAGGGAGAATATACGAAATTCAGCGGGCGTTTGCCAGTTGTTCAGAGCCGGGGAAAAAGAAATCAGGCGGGTCAGTTGCCCGCCTGCCGAAGAACGAACAGGGGGAATCAGATTTCGCGGCGAAGGCGCTTCACGGGGATGCTGAGTTGTTCGCGGTATTTCTGCACCGTACGGCGGGCGATTGGATAGCCTTCGACGGCGAGCATTTCGGCGATGGCCTGATCCGAATAGGGATCGGATTTATCTTCCAAATCAATAATTTCCTGCAGGCGGGATTTGATGACTTTGGTGGAAATCTCCTCGCCTTGCGTGGTTTCCATGCGTTCCGAGAAAAAATACTTGAGCTCGAATACTCCCCACTCGGTTTGCACGTACTTGGCAGAGGTCACGCGTGAAATCGTGGAAATATCCATGCTGATGTCTTCGGCGATGTCCTGAAGGATCATCGGTTTGAGATGATCCTTGCCATGACGGAAGAAACCTTCCTGCCGCTTGACGATGGCGCGCATGGTTCGGAGAATCGTCGTTTGCCGCTGATGGATCGCATTGATGAACCAGCGGGCGCTCTCGAGCTTGCGGGTGACGAACTCCTTCACCTTTTTATCGGAGTTCGCCGAGAGGAACATGTCCTTGTAGGCGGCGTTGATGTGGAAACTGGGAATATTGCTGTCGTTCAGATAGACGACGAAGTCGCCGTCCTCCCCTACGCGCGTGACGACCACGTCGGGGACGATGTAGTTCTGCTTCTCGTCGAAGTAACCCTCGCCCGGCTTGGGATTGAGTTTCTTGACGTCGGTAAACGCCTGTTTGACGTCTTCGAGAGCCACGTCCAGCTTGCGGGCGATGACTTCGAAGCGCTTGTTGAGGAAATCGTCGTAGCATTCGGACAACATGCGGACGGCGAGGAGAACCTTTTCGGGATATTCGTGCTGGCGGAGTTGGAGGAGCAGACATTCCTGGAGACTGCGAGCGGCAATACCGGTCGGATCGAGATGCTGCACGACGGAGAGGATTTTCTCAGCCAGCGGCACCTCGACGTTCAGTTCGCGGGCGATTTCTTCAATCGGGTAGTTGAGATGCCCGTCTTTGTTGATCGAGCCGATAATGTATTGCCCGATGAAGAACTCCTCCGGGGTCAAACGCTGCAGGCGGAGCTGGTCTTCGAGGTGCTCGGCCAGAGTGGGAATGAAGGGACGGGGCGCGTCGGCGAGCTCGTCGGGCACATAGCGAGCGCTCTTGAAGACGTGGTATTCCTCGTCATCGAGGAAATTCTCCCAGTCCACTTCGTCGCTGGATTTCTCTTTGGGAGCAGGCTCCTCATGCTTCTCGGGCAGGGCCGCGTGAGCCTCCTCGTTCTGCTCGTAGGTGGCGGCGGCCGGCTCGGTTTCTACCTCGACCTGTTCCCGGTCCACGATTGCTTCATCTTCGGGCAATTCCTCGAGGAACGGGTTTTCGAGCAGTTCCGCGCGCACGCGCTGCTCCAGTCCCAATAGCGGGAGCTGGATCAGCTCGCTGCGGAGGATCTGTTGGGGCTGGAGGTACTGCTCCAGTCGTTGCCGTAACTCTTGCCGAAGTTGATGCATACGTTTCGTCTCCGAGAGCCGTCAGGGGTTCGTGGTCGCGGCCCGTAGATAAGATAATACGCGAGTCATTGAAAAGCAACGGTGCCGCGACAGGGAGATATGTTGGAAAACGTCAACATTTCCGCGCGCCCGATGTGGCGGGGATCGGATGAGGCCTATTCGTGGTATCGGCCAATTCGTACATTATCTGAAACCGTCCACCAATCGGGGGAAAGCGAGTCAACG comes from the bacterium genome and includes:
- the rpoN gene encoding RNA polymerase factor sigma-54, whose translation is MHQLRQELRQRLEQYLQPQQILRSELIQLPLLGLEQRVRAELLENPFLEELPEDEAIVDREQVEVETEPAAATYEQNEEAHAALPEKHEEPAPKEKSSDEVDWENFLDDEEYHVFKSARYVPDELADAPRPFIPTLAEHLEDQLRLQRLTPEEFFIGQYIIGSINKDGHLNYPIEEIARELNVEVPLAEKILSVVQHLDPTGIAARSLQECLLLQLRQHEYPEKVLLAVRMLSECYDDFLNKRFEVIARKLDVALEDVKQAFTDVKKLNPKPGEGYFDEKQNYIVPDVVVTRVGEDGDFVVYLNDSNIPSFHINAAYKDMFLSANSDKKVKEFVTRKLESARWFINAIHQRQTTILRTMRAIVKRQEGFFRHGKDHLKPMILQDIAEDISMDISTISRVTSAKYVQTEWGVFELKYFFSERMETTQGEEISTKVIKSRLQEIIDLEDKSDPYSDQAIAEMLAVEGYPIARRTVQKYREQLSIPVKRLRREI